The Geminicoccaceae bacterium SCSIO 64248 genomic interval TGAAGCGCTCAGGGCGGCACGTTGTCGTCGACGTCCTTGAACGCAAAGGCGTGCTGCGCGTGCTCACGCGAACGTAGAGGCGATCGTGGTGTTGGCTTTAGGAGGTGCCTCGCTCGCACGTACGGTCCGCCCTACAATGGGCTGTCGTCTCCCGGTGGTTGGCGCCGCCCGGCGCCACGGCATCGCGGTTCCAATCAACCGTGCGATCCTGACCCTGCTCGAGGCTCTCGATGCCGGCCAAGGATGTCGCCGGCAGCAACGGGGCAACCAGCCGCCACTCCGCATCCGTCAAATCCGTTTCGTACCGAAGTCCCGCGCGATTAGCCTGCCGGCGAGTGGCTGGGGCCCACATCGCTCGCTCCAAGATGGCCTGAACAAGCCCAATCAGAGAGGTCTCTAAGAGCTATGGAAGGCTCATGAAGTTCATCCACTCGGCTGACTGGCAGCTCGGCAAACCGTACGGCCGCTTCGATCTTGATATTCGCGGAGCCCTCACAGAGGCTCGTTTCGACGCCGTCGACGCACTCGGGAGGGCAGCCGCCGAGCATGGCGCGCAGCACGTCATCGTCGCCGGCGACATCTTCGATACCGAGGGCCCAGAAGACCGCACGATCGTGCAAGCGATCTCCCGCATGGATCGCCACGCGTGCCGTTGGTGGCTCCTGCCGGGAAACCACGACTTCGCGCGCAACGGCGGCTTGTGGGACCGCGTCCGGCAGCGAGCCGGCGACAAGATAGTCATCCTCTCGGAAGCCGAGCCCCGAGAGATCGACGATAAGATATGGCTGCTGCCCGCGCCGCTCCTCCATCGGCATAACCTGGAGGATCCAACGACCCTCTTCGATAGGATGGAGACCCAGGGTGCCCGGCTGCGGATCGGCGTCGCGCACGGGTCGATCCGGGACTTCGGATCGCGTGGAGAGACCAAGAACCAGATCGCTCCGGATCGTGCCAGATTATCGAACCTCGACTATCTCGCGCTCGGCGACTGGCACGGTGCTCTGAAGGTCGATGCGCGGACATGGTATTCCGGAACACCAGAGACCGACCGCTTTCAGCGCGATGAGCCGGGCCACGCGCTCGTTGTCGACCTCCAGCCCGACCTTGCGCCGACGGTGACGCCGATCCGGACTGGTCGCTTCCAGTGGCTCACGCGCGATTGGACGGTCAACGACAAGGCATCCTTCGACGCTGAATGCGACCAGCTCCTTGCCGGTGTCGACGCCCCCAACACGCTTCTGCAGCTGACCTTGGCGGGCATCACTCGTCTCGGCGACCGGATCGCGATGCTCGGGCGGCTCGAAAACGACCTCCGCCATCGTCTGAGACATCTCGCCGTGCGGGCGGATGACTTGGTCGGCCGCCCAAGAGAAGAGGATCTGGCGACACTCGCCGTGGAGGGGATGCTGGGGACTGCAGCAGCCAAGCTAAACGCAAAGATCGACGCAGGCGGCCTGGACGGCGCCGTCGCAAAGCGAGCGCTCGAGCGGTTATTCA includes:
- a CDS encoding DNA repair exonuclease, whose protein sequence is MKFIHSADWQLGKPYGRFDLDIRGALTEARFDAVDALGRAAAEHGAQHVIVAGDIFDTEGPEDRTIVQAISRMDRHACRWWLLPGNHDFARNGGLWDRVRQRAGDKIVILSEAEPREIDDKIWLLPAPLLHRHNLEDPTTLFDRMETQGARLRIGVAHGSIRDFGSRGETKNQIAPDRARLSNLDYLALGDWHGALKVDARTWYSGTPETDRFQRDEPGHALVVDLQPDLAPTVTPIRTGRFQWLTRDWTVNDKASFDAECDQLLAGVDAPNTLLQLTLAGITRLGDRIAMLGRLENDLRHRLRHLAVRADDLVGRPREEDLATLAVEGMLGTAAAKLNAKIDAGGLDGAVAKRALERLFIEYSRGDQV